A region from the Arachis ipaensis cultivar K30076 chromosome B01, Araip1.1, whole genome shotgun sequence genome encodes:
- the LOC107633714 gene encoding uncharacterized protein LOC107633714 isoform X2, which yields MGHKKRNSAPRSKHSPATSPAAQFAVVGDGTASPEKQDSGNVPDHNSKTNNGVQNPNGIEFPPPPPPPPPPPQSDGPSSDYTAIKLECERALTAFRRGNHNRALKLMKELCGKQENAAHSAFAHRVQGFVAFKVAGILNDPTAKQRHVKNAVDSARKAVELCPNSVEYAHFYANLMLEVANDGKDYEEVVQECERALAIENPSDPGKESFQDESDQKLSTPEARVSHVQNELRQLIQKSNIASLSSWVKNLSNGEERFRLIPIRRPTEDPMELRLVQTRRPNEIKKVTKTPEERRKEIEVRVAAARLLQQKSESPQSPNEVDKDERGLDSSSAAGQSRRRHGNSKKNGSTAERRKWVQSYWSSMSVEMKKDMLRVRVSDLRSHFGSSKDTLPIDLLAEAVSYAEANKTWKFWVCCHCDEKFNDDESHSQHLAQAHMGMLSPNLQGHLPHNVDSEWIDMIHNCSWKPLDVSAAVKMLESRMKFKGSSLVEDSYFDHHTQDYYDCINDATDPYHEKEGLEYSLHNCTTESNNYCKAVASNVREGVENQLSMSHPFADSWPVSDDSERAKLLEKIHAVFEMLIKHKYLAASHLSKVIQFTMGEIQGLAAGSQFLNHGVDQTPMCICFLGASQLKKILQFLQELSHACGLGRYGDKGNGLMNEFHDINQGPEIKENIVLNGDASCLLLDECLLVTQVTFDAAQGTVLDNMTAQSSHDGISSDNDDFLSWIYSGSAIGDQLTSWMRTKEDNKHQGTEIIKMLDKEFYQLQTLCEKKSDRMSYEEALQTVEDLCLEEGKKREIVGDFVQQSYESVLRKRREELIESENDVMNVGNRFELDAISNVLQEAESMNVNQFGYEETYAGVTAQLCDLESGEEEEWRMKDYLHQMDGCIEIAIQKLKEHLSIELSKIDARIIRNIAEMQQLELKLGPLSAYDYRAILLPLVKSYLRARLEEFAEKDAVEKSDAAREAFLAELARDAKKAKGGSENTRNVDKTKDKKKTKDHRKTKDLKASSGHEELSLQASSPDSNTVAPDSYFQDPELVSMNDNYLEQQEEEYRRKIELEEEEKKLEETLEFQRRIENEAKQKHLAELQKKSSGICLEEVADKIQDAQLKTVADGTDVHDHVKLPIQEQSADENCCPSDVDSVIVTTKNGSLVPNKYSVDSADQKILHQPTVKQGIPNGVVPENGHQLPDRRPGKKHKRHRNSSKMVDGKLESVSLEKNIEDAHTDRHSREHVKFHNDQDANNGWESNVSKAKKDLQMEDEEEERFQADLKKAVRQSLDTYQARGKLPLDSSLRMSQRSASQVDSLGFPTEKDSTEDANGTTLLGTGLKNEVGEYNCFLNVIIQSLWHLRRFREEFLGRSRSEHDHVGNPCVVCALYEIFTALDLASKDSRREAVAPTSLRIALSNLYPDSNFFQEAQMNDASEVLAVIFDCLHRSFTRGSSVSDTESVESNCMGSWDCANNTCIAHSLFGMDIFEQMNCYHCGLESRHLKYTSFFHNINANALRTMKVMCSESSFDELLNLVEMNHQLACDPEVGGCGKLNYIHHFLSTPPHVFMTVLGWQNTCESADDITATVAALSTALDISVLYRGLDPKRTHSLVSVVCYYGQHYHCFAYSHDHDQWIMYDDKTVKIIGGWADVLTMCEKGHLQPQVLFFEAVN from the exons ATGGGACACAAGAAGCGAAATTCGGCTCCGCGGTCCAAACATTCGCCGGCGACTTCTCCGGCGGCGCAATTCGCCGTCGTCGGCGACGGTACCGCATCGCCGGAGAAACAAGACTCAGGCAATGTTCCCGATCACAACAGCAAAACCAATAACGGCGTTCAGAACCCTAACGGGATCGAGTTTCCTCCTCCGCCACCGCCGCCGCCTCCTCCGCCTCAATCCGATGGTCCTTCCTCCGATTACACCGCGATCAAGCTCGAGTGTGAGCGTGCCCTAACGGCGTTCCGGCGCGGGAACCACAACAGAGCACTGAAGCTCATGAAGGAGCTATGCGGGAAGCAAGAGAACGCTGCTCACTCCGCATTCGCGCACCGCGTCCAGGGATTCGTCGCCTTTAAGGTCGCCGGAATCTTGAACGACCCTACCGCGAAGCAACGGCACGTGAAGAACGCCGTCGATTCGGCTCGCAAGGCCGTCGAGCTGTGCCCTAATTCGGTCGAGTACGCGCACTTCTACGCCAATTTGATGCTCGAGGTCGCGAACGACGGgaaggattatgaggaggtagtACAGGAGTGCGAGAGGGCGCTGGCGATAGAGAACCCTAGCGATCCAGGGAAGGAGAGCTTCCAGGATGAGAGTGATCAGAAGTTGTCGACTCCCGAGGCACGTGTTTCGCATGTGCAAAACGAGCTGCGGCAGCTGATTCAGAAGTCGAACATCGCTTCGCTGTCGAGCTGGGTGAAGAATCTGAGCAACGGCGAGGAGAGATTTCGGCTGATTCCGATTCGGAGGCCGACGGAGGACCCTATGGAGCTGAGACTGGTTCAGACTCGAAGGCCTAACGAGATCAAGAAAGTGACGAAGACGCCGGAAGAGAGGAGGAAGGAGATTGAAGTGAGAGTCGCCGCTGCGAGGCTGTTGCAGCAGAAGTCTGAGTCGCCCCAATCTCCGAACGAAGTAGATAAGGATGAGAGGGGGTTGGATTCATCCTCAGCGGCTGGTCAGAGTAGGAGGAGGCATGGGAATTCGAAGAAGAATGGGTCTACTGCGGAGAGGAGGAAATGGGTGCAATCTTACTGGAGTTCGATGAGTGTGGAAATGAAGAAGGACATgcttagggttagggtttctgatCTTAGGTCACACTTTGGGTCTTCGAAGGATACTTTGCCTATTGATCTTTTGGCGGAGGCTGTGTCGTATGCTGAGGCCAATAAGACATGGAAATTCTGGGTTTGCTGCCATTGTGATGAGAAATTTAACGATGACGAGTCTCACAGCCAACATCTTGCGCAGGCGCACATGGGTATGCTCTCGCCGAATTTGCAGGGGCATCTGCCCCATAATGTTGACAGTGAGTGGATTGATATGATTCATAATTGTTCTTGGAAGCCGCTGGATGTTTCTGCTGCAGTTAAAATGCTTGAGAGTAGAATGAAATTCAAAGGTTCATCATTAGTTGAGGATTCGTACTTCGATCATCATACACAGGACTACTATGACTGTATTAACGATGCAACTGATCCTTACCATGAGAAAGAAGGTTTGGAATACAGTCTTCATAACTGTACAACAGAAAGCAATAACTATTGTAAAGCTGTTGCAAGTAATGTGAGAGAAGGCGTTGAAAACCAATTATCTATGTCACATCCTTTCGCTGATAGTTGGCCAGTATCTGATGATTCTGAGCGCGCAAAACTTCTGGAGAAAATTCATGCAGTATTTGAGATGCTTATTAAGCATAAATATCTTGCTGCTAGTCACCTTAGCAAGGTTATACAATTTACTATGGGTGAGATTCAGGGTCTTGCTGCTGGTTCTCAATTTCTAAATCATGGTGTCGATCAAACGCCAATGTGCATATGCTTTCTGGGGGCTTCACAGCTTAAGAAAATTCTCCAATTTCTTCAAGAGCTATCTCATGCATGCGGATTGGGTAGATATGGTGATAAAGGTAATGGTCTCATGAATGAGTTTCATGATATCAATCAAGGTCCTGAGATCAAAGAGAATATTGTTCTCAATGGAGATGCATCATGCCTCCTTCTGGATGAGTGTTTACTGGTGACACAAGTCACATTTGATGCTGCTCAGGGGACTGTATTGGATAATATGACTGCCCAAAGTTCTCATGATGGTATTTCAAGCGATAATGATGATTTTCTATCCTGGATATATTCAGGTTCAGCTATAGGGGATCAATTGACATCATGGATGCGAACCAAAGAAGATAATAAACACCAAGGAACAGAAATTATCAAGATGCTTGATAAGGAGTTTTATCAACTACAGACCCTATGTGAGAAGAAGTCTGACCGAATGAGTTATGAAGAAGCACTGCAGACAGTAGAGGATCTTTGTCTTGAAGAGGGAAAGAAGAGGGAAATTGTTGGTGACTTTGTCCAGCAAAGCTATGAGTCTGTCTTAAGAAAACGAAGAGAAGAGCTCATTGAAAGTGAGAATGATGTGATGAATGTCGGCAATAGGTTTGAGTTGGATGCCATATCAAATGTTTTGCAAGAAGCAGAATCAATGAATGTTAATCAATTTGGATATGAAGAAACTTATGCTGGTGTAACTGCTCAGTTATGTGACTTGGAATctggtgaagaagaagaatggagaaTGAAAGACTACTTGCATCAAATGGATGGTTGTATAGAAATTGCTATTCAGAAACTGAAAGAGCACTTGTCTATAGAG CTTAGCAAAATTGATGCTCGAATCATTAGAAATATTGCTGAGATGCAACAATTGGAACTCAAGCTTGGGCCTCTTTCCGCTTATGATTATCGGGCTATATTATTGCCTCTAGTGAAGTCATACCTAAGG GCACGTTTAGAAGAATTTGCTGAGAAGGATGCAGTAGAGAAGTCTGATGCTGCGAGGGAAGCATTCTTGGCTGAACTTGCACGTGATGCTAAGAAGGCTAAAGGGGGAAGTGAGAACACAAGAAATGTGGATAAGACCAAAGATAAGAAGAAGACTAAAGATCACAGAAAAACAAAAGATCTGAAG GCTTCAAGTGGTCATGAGGAGCTATCGCTGCAAGCTAGCAGTCCTGA TTCCAATACTGTTGCACCTGATAGTTACTTTCAAGATCCTGAGCTTGTTTCCATGAATGATAATTACTTGGAACAACAGGAAGAGGAATATAGACGGAAAATAGAGCTAGAAGAGGAGGAAAAAAAGCTTGAGGAAACTTTAGAATTTCAGCGTAGGATAGAAAATGAAGCCAAACAAAAACACCTTGCTGAATTACAAAAGAAATCATCCGGGATATGTTTAGAGGAAGTGGCGGACAAAATTCAGGATGCTCAGTTGAAGACAGTTGCTGATGGGACAGATGTGCATGATCATGTAAAACTGCCTATACAG GAGCAGTCAGCTGATGAGAATTGCTGTCCTAGTGATGTGGATAGTGTGATAGTAACCACTAAAAATGGTTCTTTGGTGCCAAATAAATATTCAGTTGATTCAGCTGATCAAAAGATATTGCATCAGCCAACCGTTAAACAAG GTATACCTAATGGAGTTGTTCCAGAGAATGGTCATCAGTTGCCTGATCGTCGTCCAGGGAAAAAGCATAAACGGCATAGGAATTCTTCCAAAATGGTTGATGGAAAATTGGAATCTGTCTCATTGGAAAAGAATATTGAGGATGCACATACTGACAGACATTCAAGAGAGCATGTTAAATTCCATAATGATCAAGATGCAAACAATG GGTGGGAAAGCAATGTATCAAAGGCGAAGAAAGATCTTCAAatggaagatgaggaggaggaaagaTTCCAAGCTGATCTTAAAAAAGCTGTACGACAAAGCCTGG ACACATATCAAGCACGTGGAAAACTGCCTTTGGATTCTAGTTTAAGAATGTCTCAGAGATCTGCTTCACAAGTAGATTCATTGGGTTTTCCAACAGAGAAAGACTCAACTGAGGATGCAAATGGAACTACATTGCTTGGTACTGGGCTAAAGAATGAAGTTGGTGAATATAACTGTTTTCTCAATGTTATTATACAG TCTTTATGGCATTTAAGACGCTTTCGGGAGGAATTTCTTGGCAGATCAAGATCAGAGCATGATCACGTTGGCAATCCTTGTGTTGTCTGTGCATTGTATGAGATCTTCACTGCTTTGGACCTTGCATCAAAGGACTCAAGGAGAGAAGCAGTAGCACCTACTTCCCTGCGAATAGCTCTAAGCAACCTATATCCAGATAGTAACTTCTTCCAGGAG GCTCAGATGAACGATGCTTCTGAGGTACTTGCAGTGATATTTGACTGCCTTCATCGTTCATTTACCCGTGGTTCAAGTGTTTCTGACACCGAGTCAGTGGAAAGTAATTGCATGGGATCTTGGGATTGTGCAAATAATACTTGTATAGCACATTCACTTTTCGGAATGGACATTTTTGAGCAAATGAACTGCTATCACTGTGGTCTCGAATCCAGACATTTGAAGTATACTTCCTTCTTTCACAATATAAATGCCAACGCATTACGAACAATGAAG GTTATGTGTTCTGAAAGTTCctttgatgagctattgaaccttgTGGAGATGAACCATCAATTGGCTTGTGATCCAGAAGTTGGTGGTTGTGGCAAGCTTAACTACATCCATCACTTTCTTTCAACTCCACCTCATGTTTTTATGACAG TTCTTGGTTGGCAAAATACATGCGAGAGTGCTGATGATATAACAGCCACTGTGGCAGCCCTGAGCACTGCACTAGACATCAGTGTCCTATATCGAGGCTTAGATCCTAAAAGAACCCATAGCTTGGTATCAGTG GTTTGCTACTATGGCCAACATTATCATTGCTTTGCTTACAGTCATGACCATGATCAATGGATTATGTATGATGACAAGACTGTCAAG ATAATTGGTGGATGGGCAGATGTTCTTACAATGTGTGAAAAAGGGCATCTACAACCTCAGGTTCTTTTCTTTGAAGCTGTAAACTAG
- the LOC107633714 gene encoding uncharacterized protein LOC107633714 isoform X3: MGHKKRNSAPRSKHSPATSPAAQFAVVGDGTASPEKQDSGNVPDHNSKTNNGVQNPNGIEFPPPPPPPPPPPQSDGPSSDYTAIKLECERALTAFRRGNHNRALKLMKELCGKQENAAHSAFAHRVQGFVAFKVAGILNDPTAKQRHVKNAVDSARKAVELCPNSVEYAHFYANLMLEVANDGKDYEEVVQECERALAIENPSDPGKESFQDESDQKLSTPEARVSHVQNELRQLIQKSNIASLSSWVKNLSNGEERFRLIPIRRPTEDPMELRLVQTRRPNEIKKVTKTPEERRKEIEVRVAAARLLQQKSESPQSPNEVDKDERGLDSSSAAGQSRRRHGNSKKNGSTAERRKWVQSYWSSMSVEMKKDMLRVRVSDLRSHFGSSKDTLPIDLLAEAVSYAEANKTWKFWVCCHCDEKFNDDESHSQHLAQAHMGMLSPNLQGHLPHNVDSEWIDMIHNCSWKPLDVSAAVKMLESRMKFKGSSLVEDSYFDHHTQDYYDCINDATDPYHEKEGLEYSLHNCTTESNNYCKAVASNVREGVENQLSMSHPFADSWPVSDDSERAKLLEKIHAVFEMLIKHKYLAASHLSKVIQFTMGEIQGLAAGSQFLNHGVDQTPMCICFLGASQLKKILQFLQELSHACGLGRYGDKGNGLMNEFHDINQGPEIKENIVLNGDASCLLLDECLLVTQVTFDAAQGTVLDNMTAQSSHDGISSDNDDFLSWIYSGSAIGDQLTSWMRTKEDNKHQGTEIIKMLDKEFYQLQTLCEKKSDRMSYEEALQTVEDLCLEEGKKREIVGDFVQQSYESVLRKRREELIESENDVMNVGNRFELDAISNVLQEAESMNVNQFGYEETYAGVTAQLCDLESGEEEEWRMKDYLHQMDGCIEIAIQKLKEHLSIELSKIDARIIRNIAEMQQLELKLGPLSAYDYRAILLPLVKSYLRARLEEFAEKDAVEKSDAAREAFLAELARDAKKAKGGSENTRNVDKTKDKKKTKDHRKTKDLKASSGHEELSLQASSPDSNTVAPDSYFQDPELVSMNDNYLEQQEEEYRRKIELEEEEKKLEETLEFQRRIENEAKQKHLAELQKKSSGICLEEVADKIQDAQLKTVADGTDVHDHVKLPIQSADENCCPSDVDSVIVTTKNGSLVPNKYSVDSADQKILHQPTVKQAGIPNGVVPENGHQLPDRRPGKKHKRHRNSSKMVDGKLESVSLEKNIEDAHTDRHSREHVKFHNDQDANNGWESNVSKAKKDLQMEDEEEERFQADLKKAVRQSLDTYQARGKLPLDSSLRMSQRSASQVDSLGFPTEKDSTEDANGTTLLGTGLKNEVGEYNCFLNVIIQSLWHLRRFREEFLGRSRSEHDHVGNPCVVCALYEIFTALDLASKDSRREAVAPTSLRIALSNLYPDSNFFQEAQMNDASEVLAVIFDCLHRSFTRGSSVSDTESVESNCMGSWDCANNTCIAHSLFGMDIFEQMNCYHCGLESRHLKYTSFFHNINANALRTMKVMCSESSFDELLNLVEMNHQLACDPEVGGCGKLNYIHHFLSTPPHVFMTVLGWQNTCESADDITATVAALSTALDISVLYRGLDPKRTHSLVSVVCYYGQHYHCFAYSHDHDQWIMYDDKTVKIIGGWADVLTMCEKGHLQPQVLFFEAVN; encoded by the exons ATGGGACACAAGAAGCGAAATTCGGCTCCGCGGTCCAAACATTCGCCGGCGACTTCTCCGGCGGCGCAATTCGCCGTCGTCGGCGACGGTACCGCATCGCCGGAGAAACAAGACTCAGGCAATGTTCCCGATCACAACAGCAAAACCAATAACGGCGTTCAGAACCCTAACGGGATCGAGTTTCCTCCTCCGCCACCGCCGCCGCCTCCTCCGCCTCAATCCGATGGTCCTTCCTCCGATTACACCGCGATCAAGCTCGAGTGTGAGCGTGCCCTAACGGCGTTCCGGCGCGGGAACCACAACAGAGCACTGAAGCTCATGAAGGAGCTATGCGGGAAGCAAGAGAACGCTGCTCACTCCGCATTCGCGCACCGCGTCCAGGGATTCGTCGCCTTTAAGGTCGCCGGAATCTTGAACGACCCTACCGCGAAGCAACGGCACGTGAAGAACGCCGTCGATTCGGCTCGCAAGGCCGTCGAGCTGTGCCCTAATTCGGTCGAGTACGCGCACTTCTACGCCAATTTGATGCTCGAGGTCGCGAACGACGGgaaggattatgaggaggtagtACAGGAGTGCGAGAGGGCGCTGGCGATAGAGAACCCTAGCGATCCAGGGAAGGAGAGCTTCCAGGATGAGAGTGATCAGAAGTTGTCGACTCCCGAGGCACGTGTTTCGCATGTGCAAAACGAGCTGCGGCAGCTGATTCAGAAGTCGAACATCGCTTCGCTGTCGAGCTGGGTGAAGAATCTGAGCAACGGCGAGGAGAGATTTCGGCTGATTCCGATTCGGAGGCCGACGGAGGACCCTATGGAGCTGAGACTGGTTCAGACTCGAAGGCCTAACGAGATCAAGAAAGTGACGAAGACGCCGGAAGAGAGGAGGAAGGAGATTGAAGTGAGAGTCGCCGCTGCGAGGCTGTTGCAGCAGAAGTCTGAGTCGCCCCAATCTCCGAACGAAGTAGATAAGGATGAGAGGGGGTTGGATTCATCCTCAGCGGCTGGTCAGAGTAGGAGGAGGCATGGGAATTCGAAGAAGAATGGGTCTACTGCGGAGAGGAGGAAATGGGTGCAATCTTACTGGAGTTCGATGAGTGTGGAAATGAAGAAGGACATgcttagggttagggtttctgatCTTAGGTCACACTTTGGGTCTTCGAAGGATACTTTGCCTATTGATCTTTTGGCGGAGGCTGTGTCGTATGCTGAGGCCAATAAGACATGGAAATTCTGGGTTTGCTGCCATTGTGATGAGAAATTTAACGATGACGAGTCTCACAGCCAACATCTTGCGCAGGCGCACATGGGTATGCTCTCGCCGAATTTGCAGGGGCATCTGCCCCATAATGTTGACAGTGAGTGGATTGATATGATTCATAATTGTTCTTGGAAGCCGCTGGATGTTTCTGCTGCAGTTAAAATGCTTGAGAGTAGAATGAAATTCAAAGGTTCATCATTAGTTGAGGATTCGTACTTCGATCATCATACACAGGACTACTATGACTGTATTAACGATGCAACTGATCCTTACCATGAGAAAGAAGGTTTGGAATACAGTCTTCATAACTGTACAACAGAAAGCAATAACTATTGTAAAGCTGTTGCAAGTAATGTGAGAGAAGGCGTTGAAAACCAATTATCTATGTCACATCCTTTCGCTGATAGTTGGCCAGTATCTGATGATTCTGAGCGCGCAAAACTTCTGGAGAAAATTCATGCAGTATTTGAGATGCTTATTAAGCATAAATATCTTGCTGCTAGTCACCTTAGCAAGGTTATACAATTTACTATGGGTGAGATTCAGGGTCTTGCTGCTGGTTCTCAATTTCTAAATCATGGTGTCGATCAAACGCCAATGTGCATATGCTTTCTGGGGGCTTCACAGCTTAAGAAAATTCTCCAATTTCTTCAAGAGCTATCTCATGCATGCGGATTGGGTAGATATGGTGATAAAGGTAATGGTCTCATGAATGAGTTTCATGATATCAATCAAGGTCCTGAGATCAAAGAGAATATTGTTCTCAATGGAGATGCATCATGCCTCCTTCTGGATGAGTGTTTACTGGTGACACAAGTCACATTTGATGCTGCTCAGGGGACTGTATTGGATAATATGACTGCCCAAAGTTCTCATGATGGTATTTCAAGCGATAATGATGATTTTCTATCCTGGATATATTCAGGTTCAGCTATAGGGGATCAATTGACATCATGGATGCGAACCAAAGAAGATAATAAACACCAAGGAACAGAAATTATCAAGATGCTTGATAAGGAGTTTTATCAACTACAGACCCTATGTGAGAAGAAGTCTGACCGAATGAGTTATGAAGAAGCACTGCAGACAGTAGAGGATCTTTGTCTTGAAGAGGGAAAGAAGAGGGAAATTGTTGGTGACTTTGTCCAGCAAAGCTATGAGTCTGTCTTAAGAAAACGAAGAGAAGAGCTCATTGAAAGTGAGAATGATGTGATGAATGTCGGCAATAGGTTTGAGTTGGATGCCATATCAAATGTTTTGCAAGAAGCAGAATCAATGAATGTTAATCAATTTGGATATGAAGAAACTTATGCTGGTGTAACTGCTCAGTTATGTGACTTGGAATctggtgaagaagaagaatggagaaTGAAAGACTACTTGCATCAAATGGATGGTTGTATAGAAATTGCTATTCAGAAACTGAAAGAGCACTTGTCTATAGAG CTTAGCAAAATTGATGCTCGAATCATTAGAAATATTGCTGAGATGCAACAATTGGAACTCAAGCTTGGGCCTCTTTCCGCTTATGATTATCGGGCTATATTATTGCCTCTAGTGAAGTCATACCTAAGG GCACGTTTAGAAGAATTTGCTGAGAAGGATGCAGTAGAGAAGTCTGATGCTGCGAGGGAAGCATTCTTGGCTGAACTTGCACGTGATGCTAAGAAGGCTAAAGGGGGAAGTGAGAACACAAGAAATGTGGATAAGACCAAAGATAAGAAGAAGACTAAAGATCACAGAAAAACAAAAGATCTGAAG GCTTCAAGTGGTCATGAGGAGCTATCGCTGCAAGCTAGCAGTCCTGA TTCCAATACTGTTGCACCTGATAGTTACTTTCAAGATCCTGAGCTTGTTTCCATGAATGATAATTACTTGGAACAACAGGAAGAGGAATATAGACGGAAAATAGAGCTAGAAGAGGAGGAAAAAAAGCTTGAGGAAACTTTAGAATTTCAGCGTAGGATAGAAAATGAAGCCAAACAAAAACACCTTGCTGAATTACAAAAGAAATCATCCGGGATATGTTTAGAGGAAGTGGCGGACAAAATTCAGGATGCTCAGTTGAAGACAGTTGCTGATGGGACAGATGTGCATGATCATGTAAAACTGCCTATACAG TCAGCTGATGAGAATTGCTGTCCTAGTGATGTGGATAGTGTGATAGTAACCACTAAAAATGGTTCTTTGGTGCCAAATAAATATTCAGTTGATTCAGCTGATCAAAAGATATTGCATCAGCCAACCGTTAAACAAG CAGGTATACCTAATGGAGTTGTTCCAGAGAATGGTCATCAGTTGCCTGATCGTCGTCCAGGGAAAAAGCATAAACGGCATAGGAATTCTTCCAAAATGGTTGATGGAAAATTGGAATCTGTCTCATTGGAAAAGAATATTGAGGATGCACATACTGACAGACATTCAAGAGAGCATGTTAAATTCCATAATGATCAAGATGCAAACAATG GGTGGGAAAGCAATGTATCAAAGGCGAAGAAAGATCTTCAAatggaagatgaggaggaggaaagaTTCCAAGCTGATCTTAAAAAAGCTGTACGACAAAGCCTGG ACACATATCAAGCACGTGGAAAACTGCCTTTGGATTCTAGTTTAAGAATGTCTCAGAGATCTGCTTCACAAGTAGATTCATTGGGTTTTCCAACAGAGAAAGACTCAACTGAGGATGCAAATGGAACTACATTGCTTGGTACTGGGCTAAAGAATGAAGTTGGTGAATATAACTGTTTTCTCAATGTTATTATACAG TCTTTATGGCATTTAAGACGCTTTCGGGAGGAATTTCTTGGCAGATCAAGATCAGAGCATGATCACGTTGGCAATCCTTGTGTTGTCTGTGCATTGTATGAGATCTTCACTGCTTTGGACCTTGCATCAAAGGACTCAAGGAGAGAAGCAGTAGCACCTACTTCCCTGCGAATAGCTCTAAGCAACCTATATCCAGATAGTAACTTCTTCCAGGAG GCTCAGATGAACGATGCTTCTGAGGTACTTGCAGTGATATTTGACTGCCTTCATCGTTCATTTACCCGTGGTTCAAGTGTTTCTGACACCGAGTCAGTGGAAAGTAATTGCATGGGATCTTGGGATTGTGCAAATAATACTTGTATAGCACATTCACTTTTCGGAATGGACATTTTTGAGCAAATGAACTGCTATCACTGTGGTCTCGAATCCAGACATTTGAAGTATACTTCCTTCTTTCACAATATAAATGCCAACGCATTACGAACAATGAAG GTTATGTGTTCTGAAAGTTCctttgatgagctattgaaccttgTGGAGATGAACCATCAATTGGCTTGTGATCCAGAAGTTGGTGGTTGTGGCAAGCTTAACTACATCCATCACTTTCTTTCAACTCCACCTCATGTTTTTATGACAG TTCTTGGTTGGCAAAATACATGCGAGAGTGCTGATGATATAACAGCCACTGTGGCAGCCCTGAGCACTGCACTAGACATCAGTGTCCTATATCGAGGCTTAGATCCTAAAAGAACCCATAGCTTGGTATCAGTG GTTTGCTACTATGGCCAACATTATCATTGCTTTGCTTACAGTCATGACCATGATCAATGGATTATGTATGATGACAAGACTGTCAAG ATAATTGGTGGATGGGCAGATGTTCTTACAATGTGTGAAAAAGGGCATCTACAACCTCAGGTTCTTTTCTTTGAAGCTGTAAACTAG